The region TCAGATGCAGCAGTACTCCGAATAAAAGGAACAAAAAAGGGACTTGCTATTTCTACTGATTGTAATAGCCGTTATTGTTATTTAGATCCAGAAAGAGGTGGAAGTATTGCAGTAGCAGAAGCAGCTCGTAATGTAGTATGTTCAGGAGCAAAACCACTGGCAATTACTGATGGACTTAATTTTGGGAATCCTATGAATCCAGAAATTTTCTGGCAATTTGAAAAATCAGCTGAAGGAATTTCTAAAGCCTGTGAAAAATTAGGGACACCGGTTACAGGTGGAAATGTAAGTTTTTATAATGAAAGTCCTAAAGGGGCAGTTTATCCTACACCTATTATTGGTATGGTAGGTTTAATGAGTGATGTAGAAAAAGCTGTTACTCAGGATTTTAAAGATGAAGGAGATATTATTTTTCTGATTGGAGAAACTAAAGAAGAACTTGGAGGAAGCGAATATCTAAAAACTTTTTATGATAAAGAAGAAGGTAGAGTACCTGAAATTGATATTGATTTAGAAAAAGATGTACAGGATTTTGTATTAAATGCGATTGAAGCTGGAATAGTAAAATCTGCCCATGATTGTTCAGAAGGTGGACTGGCTGTTAATCTTGCAGAAAGTTGTATTAATGGAAATAAAGGAGCTGAAATTGATTTGGGAAAATCTTCTTTAACTGATATTGCCAAACTTTTTGCAGAATCACAGAGTAGAATTGTAATTAGTATAGCTAAAGATGATCTAGAAAATCTGGAAGAATTAAAGAAAAACAGTAATTTAAATATAGAAAAATTAGGTGAAGTAAAAGGTGAAAACTTAAAGATAAATAATCTAATCGATTTACCACTAAAGGAGCTGAAAGCAAGATGGAAAGAAAGTATAGCATCCAGAATGAAAGCTTAGAGCTCAATAATAATCAAAAATTGACTGATGACAAAATGGCTGAAGAGTGTGGAGTTTTTGGAATTTATAAACCAGGAGAAGGTTATGATGCCGCCAATCTAAGTTATCTTGGACTTCATGCTCTTCAACATAGAGGTCAAGAAAGTGCAGGAATTTGTGTAAATAAAGATGGAAAACTTGATTTATTTAAGGATATGGGTTTTGTAAATAATGTATTTGATGATCAAATTTTAGATTCACTTAAAGGAGATATGGCTATAGGTCATGTTCGTTATTCTACTACCGGTTCCAGTAAATCAGTTAATGCTCAGCCTCTTTTAACCAATTCTATTAAAGGGGAGCTGGCTTTAGCTCATAATGGAAAT is a window of Halanaerobiales bacterium DNA encoding:
- a CDS encoding class II glutamine amidotransferase, with the protein product MERKYSIQNESLELNNNQKLTDDKMAEECGVFGIYKPGEGYDAANLSYLGLHALQHRGQESAGICVNKDGKLDLFKDMGFVNNVFDDQILDSLKGDMAIGHVRYSTTGSSKSVNAQPLLTNSIKGELALAHNGNLVNGQHLREKLEGLGSIFHSDLDTEVIAHLVSRSLKNEMIEALKQSLSQLKGAFSLVALTSDSLVAIRDPHGFRPLSLGKIGDGYVVASESCAFDVIGAEYIRDIEPGEMIVIN